In Montipora foliosa isolate CH-2021 chromosome 13, ASM3666993v2, whole genome shotgun sequence, one DNA window encodes the following:
- the LOC137982017 gene encoding E3 SUMO-protein ligase RanBP2-like, with the protein MVWTKDDVDKYVVQVERNCKNAHERNLKGFAFARLYKEAADNESAKRYLEAYISESEGDFRGHCLMGQLHESTGQLEKAVASYRRSLELNNTQKELVLKVVKLYCRVPVHPDRARAWADRAARLFPGHSDVFNLKLYLLESAPVVDYEALEDLLSEEVSKRPRDVHLHVRLVRLYAVRGRLDESFSHCVAVWKTKAFKESFEWVSCCVEIFERYLSSLEKAIKDETIGSGNAIVEVHSFLLIVLCQFVELHLAETGAHELINALYRLDHSLHKAHQLRIRQSPRHSTSGGPTEWEVILTEMKAQLYLYCGTSLIWLAKEKFVTWPRGLKLASACYLASVSIVDPETKTQWVARAPKNRDPLKWYVMACSRLSQVGHFLMATRDRHGPLWMNTCHSDCCSRQGLQEILSTVYRGEKDLTKSFLASDGDFSGTKLAIPAVEQLVAWDEVALSESPRSLQNIVWVGLHWFQFNKDMKPGVGVMVKNIFQELRPDVPNIEKHISSNMLCLRDIEAFVYAVVRTTAKRILEDRDIFYEDYEPQVLPLPLCPPLSLPVQAEWWIAAYNLYTGKFSVHDSGKIHHTVQLGMEKIRALGERHGLQVQLLMYLGNTFGSKATFLKGSVKNPWYYEEHWKSLERWSMHYLCKALTILEKLERDENIPHCDKPLFPHMFDALLDHEIKLNLESVRLALGGALMKEGKLFDAMDMFEQVKTPPGMYNLAQVYKYLAHVEARAATEETDTESACPTKEYYQNLREAYSLLQAYLKMTNPADVGRNAVLKELKNIEALIQSGFPPADSQSGQHGNVLQQNYLESQSSTNASDAQDSDDNFWPSDQNTKDFIATLSEVALNKGYFQEQMALRDEAMSLRDETITSMREEIDMLKKQVTMLQSAYDSTLNTPSYSASSGVADHSKPLFESTPLTSKQTPLSRISKPVVLPSIKGPLKIDTPFFAGLSSSNSPEKRIEELGEPATSPTSHGRVRHDSSTSYTEDIHFEPLIPLPEEIEVHTGEEEEEELFNSRAKLYRYDKDVAAWKDRGIGTMKILHSKDKGRSRVLMRREVVHKICANHIITNDMKLEEKKGTTNTLIWSTLADYSEEVVRPEQLAVKFKTQDEVLLFKKAFEECQQQITKGPKLRGSIEDARKRGNDLLAKFAPKPGTWSCAVCLINNEEHSTLCIACGAAKLPAKTEFNTGTHEDVLTRSAPLAVSSSSGSPFVFKIGDSASGRTSPFEFNQTTNSSSSPFAFRAPSSGASGRISPLFSMSSPQGFLNSEHPSSGPFVLASFGVPAVSSVSSQSPFTFSNAVSTQSSPFFPPVIDQAAHVSSGTTSVFGGGSPEQAGPALSFGSFGTGTSPRFDLNVSSHSTSGTQTDPLKCDKCDGDQFSPRKSTQNQLESAGSFGMPDENQEITQQRLFWQQPSSFQFGKPESFPTLGGSSSADISNYWQQVTSPLFQPPTSERAAATNTSHWFLSPQQVGYTLNTNTDPSSSQCHHLQSTVKHQQDAKNQKSQSGGYDFSPYILDEPSEDVTFHTDGKPLPSAAIEEQDTDDEGSEETTDERSKSLTETDGDGDDDDDDDDDDDGDDEDEREEQDDEKEKEEDDHKTRPEPELRRLFLVAKSPLKGTKKQDEDCIIVYEVRASMADRQKAAHLLLPPNFFNYTKREPFPGCIGCGGVSQQTRDAEPKESEESKEFSPAPDTTEVVAEPSQSASTSHVFGQVASFGQLTFSSFVQNGVAFAHPKTSDVSRPFQGAGTQLFAEPTQSAEGQNDDGLHFEPVIPLPDEIEVVTGEEGLEVLFSERAKLYRFDVDSVQWKERGTGEMKLLRHPTSGRGRVLMRREQIKKLCANHNIAAAMELKPNVGSDRSWVWFTSADYAEGEPKPEKLAVKFKTAETARKFKEVFDDLKESSPSEPMTETTEAEDQKDIGCKLYNQFFSKFVVDPGACYIENKAEDSSCVACETSKPGFESVAPQLQAAGETTLKPSLVESIEPVTFQDSNKASPASSGFVFQPFGIKELSSSTQLFTIGRVDRSEDTVDDDIGISPRKTTSPSKQGMTPPQKVTTPPQNTPMIGPFGIGTLPNFTFSLVASPGSLVHEGKSPTSHSSPASPESPGRRDDDGPHFEPLIPLPEKVECRTGEEGEEVLFCERCKLFRYDGEASEWKERGIGDIKILRNTSSGKCRVLMRREQIFKLCANHMISADVELKPFPNSDKAWLWTTFADFSDDIATAETLAARFKTSEIASQFKETFYEASNFVAFTADETESSTESGQQLSDQAIDQEIVNKIEKDVTIVFEKHVSEDQKERAKRLVLPSNFFGYEQTSETYRDEQEEATSEQEEAAPQKTPEEKTATQSVGGFLFGSPSVSSLSFQSVAATLGDSPFGKKAQDKSSGFVGSGSQLFTPHRTDDNNDDNEDGDPQDGPHFEPIIPLPDKIEVKTGEENEEVMFSHRAKLYRYVTEEKQWKERGVGDIKLLRNTFTGKIRVLMRREQVLKICANHQITTDMKLQPNAGSERSWVWSTAADFSEEECKAERLAVKFKNEEIAKQFKEKFEECQEILKNHVSLKVPGQEENKEDKPEKQEDILAKFRPAEGSWECDICFLRNGSDKMQCAACANPKPGAETIQNKISKEKFEECQEILKNHVSLKVPGQEENKEDKPEKQEDILAKFRPAEGSWECDICFLRNGSDTMQCAACANPKPGAETIQNKISKEKFEECQEILKNHVSLKVPGQEENKEDKPEKQEDILAKFRPAEGSWECDICFLRNGSDTMQCAACANPKPGAETIQNKISKEKFEECQEILKNHVSLKVPGQEENKEEKPEKQEDILAKFRPAEGSWECDICFLRNGSDKMQCAACANPKPGAETIQNKISKEKFEECQEILKNHVSLKVPGQEENKEDKPEKQEDILAKFRPAEGSWECDICFLRNGSDKMQCAACANPKPGAETIQNKTSSEKPQFPFGFGAMSSGSGITFGSFAPSSDSTAALGSVAKSSNSGFAFGSAASGSNSGSVFAPSLGSEVTFGLGAGGFKFGFRGETAETKPFNSSFEDLTTRLKQDESATEAETKEDEKNDSKACEESVEEEVKLEEASGGATAGGSKNEDTEPATERESPIQVKQNPEVKKEEKFLFGSASISSLSFHSVAASSSNSSPFGQKITSKSSGFEGAGSKLFGSQTPLCEEHEVDYGRDDDGPHFEPIIPLPDKIEVKTGEENEEVMFSHRAKLYRYVTEEKQWKERGVGDIKLLRNTFTGKIRVLMRREQVLKICANHQITTDMKLQPNAASERSWVWSTAADFSEEECKAERLAVRFKNEETATQFKEKFEECQEILKDHVSLQLPVQEENKEGKAEEQEENILAKFRPAEGSWECEMCLLRNGSDKIQCAACANPKPGVKIQEANTGESTLFGSGAASSGAGFSFSSGGLLSSEGFSFVSSAAGFSFGLAKTTANDEKPVFSFGLPSLSSSVNSEVAKQSDHTAGTQQKIIDEPSDSSEDNDEQTVEEKRVASEELRGSKEETSVNFVKDGEQQEKDVRKDLLEKCEPKEGSCDVDNDECGASESGKAATASTQAPFNFENSLLGSDESPTGKGFSFGSGAPSTDPRFIFKPAVSSEARRASFEKSSPSTASNFSFGSSTPGPTSAFTFVSRASLSAVFEPPLLGERLPIAREELSLTSGLTPESHKPSASTGRSISPPSSGFALGSTGQSSVDRIVFSSCGNQQEIGSVACFDLSNQAADVLVTEATEMIRSETELLDQEDGGGTGQNESVEQESLDGGSEEA; encoded by the exons ATGGTTTGGACCAAGGACGATGTCGATAAATATGTGGTTCAGGTAGAACGAAACTGCAAAAACGCCCACGAG CGTAACCTTAAAGGATTTGCCTTTGCTAGACTGTACAAGGAAGCAGCTGATAATGAGAGTGCAAAGCG GTACCTCGAAGCATACATTAGTGAAAGTGAAGGTGATTTTAG GGGTCACTGTCTTATGGGACAGTTGCATGAGTCAACGGGTCAGTTGGAAAAAGCAGTGGCTTCATATAGAAG ATCCTTGGAATTAAACAATACACAAAAGGAGTTGGTTCTGAAAG TTGTGAAATTGTACTGCAGGGTTCCTGTTCATCCAGATCGAGCTAGA gCTTGGGCAGACAGAGCTGCACGTTTGTTTCCTGGTCATTCTGATGTGTTTAATCTTAAA CTCTATCTTTTGGAGTCCGCTCCAGTGGTGGATTATGAAGCCCTTGAAGATTTGTTGTCTGAGGAAGTT AGTAAGCGGCCACGAGATGTTCACCTGCATGTAAGGCTTGTCAGACTTTATGCTGTAAGAG GGCGTCTTGACGAATCCTTTTCTCATTGTGTGGCTGTTTGGAAGACTAAAGCTTTCAAGGAGAGTTTTGAGTGGGTCTCTTGCTGTGTGGAAATCTTTGAG AGATACCTTTCATCTCTTGAAAAAG CAATCAAAGATGAGACTATTGGAAGTGGTAATGCCATTGTGGAAGTGCACTCCTTCCTTTTGATTGTCCTATGTCAGTTTGTGGAACTTCATCTTGCTGAAACCGGTGCTCATGAGCTTATCAATGCTCTCTATAG gctagATCATAGTCTTCACAAGGCCCATCAGCTTAGGATCCGTCAGTCGCCAAGACACTCCACATCAGGTGGGCCTACAGAGTGGGAGGTTATACTTACAGAGATGAAAGCACAGCTTTACTTGTACTGTGGGACATCACTGATTTGGTTAGCCAAAGAG AAATTTGTAACATGGCCGAGAGGTTTGAAGCTTGCCAGTGCATGTTACCTTGCAAGTGTTAGCATCGTAGATCCAGAAACCAAAACACAATGGGTTGCAAGAGCTCCAAAAAATAGAGATCCACTGAAGTGGTATGTCATGGCTTGCTCAAGACTTAGCCAAGTTG GTCATTTTCTTATGGCCACAAGAGATAGACATGGTCCCTTGTGGATGAACACTTGTCACAGTGACTGCTGTTCACGTCAAGGTCTTCAAGAGATACTGAGCACAGTTTACAGAGGTGAAAAGGATTTGACAAAG TCCTTTTTAGCAAGTGATGGGGATTTCTCTGGAACGAAACTGGCAATTCCAGCTGTTGAGCAGTTGGTGGCTTGGGATGAAG TTGCACTGAGTGAGAGTCCACGTAGCTTGCAGAATATTGTTTGGGTTGGCTTGCATTGGTTTCAGTTCAACAAGGACATGAAACCAGGAG TTGGTGTAATGGTgaagaacatttttcaagagCTGAGGCCAGATGTTCCAAATATTGAAAAGCACATCTCTTCTAACATGTTATGCTTGAGAGACATTGAG GCATTTGTATACGCAGTTGTAAGGACTACAGCTAAAAGAATTCTTGAAGACAGAGACATCTTTTATGAAGATTATGAGCCACAAGTTCTTCCCCTGCCACTCTGCCCCCCTCTTAGTTTGCCTGTCCAGGCTGAGTGGTGGATTGCTGCATACAACTTGTATACAGGAAAATTCAG TGTGCATGACTCTGGCAAGATACACCACACTGTTCAGCTTGGGATGGAAAAAATCCGTGCCTTAGGAGAAAGGCATGGATTACAGGTTCAGCTTCTCATGTACCTTGGAAACACCTTTGGATCAAAG GCAACATTTCTGAAGGGAAGTGTCAAGAATCCTTGGTACTATGAGGAACACTGGAAG AGTTTGGAGAGGTGGAGTATGCATTACCTGTGCAAGGCTTTAACCATTCTGGAAAAGTTGGAGAG GGATGAAAACATTCCTCATTGTGACAAGCCTCTTTTTCCTCACATGTTTGATGCCTTACTG GATCATGAAATAAAATTGAACCTAGAGTCTGTCCGTCTTGCTTTGGGTGGTGCATTGATGAAGGAAGGGAAGCTGTTTGATGCTATGGATATGTTTGAGCAGGTCAAAACACCACCAGGGATGTACAATCTTGCGCAG GTGTACAAGTACCTTGCTCATGTTGAGGCTCGCGCTGCAACTGAAGAGACTGACACTGAGAGCGCGTGCCCAACAAAGGAGTATTACCAGAACCTACGGGAAGCTTACAGTCTTCTGCAAGCATATCTGAAGATGACTAACCCTGCTGAT GTTGGACGCAATGCAGTcttgaaagaattaaaaaatattgaagcaCTGATACAATCTGGATTTCCTCCTGCAGATTCACAGTCAG gTCAGCATGGTAATGTTCTCCAACAGAACTACCTGGAAAGCCAGAGTTCCACTAATGCATCCGACGCACAGGACTCCGATGATAACTTTTGG CCATCAGATCAAAACACCAAAGATTTTATTGCCACACTGAGTGAGGTGGCTTTAAACAAAGGCTACTTTCAAGAGCAGATGGCCCTCAGAGATGAAGCAATGTCCCTTAGAGATGAAACAATAACCAGCATGCGTGAAGAAATCGATATGTTGAAG AAACAAGTGACCATGTTGCAGTCAGCGTATGATTCTACCCTCAACACACCATCGTACTCGGCTTCCTCGGGCGTAGCTGATCATAGCAAGCCTTTGTTTGAATCTACACCTCTTACTTCAAAGCAGACGCCTTTGTCAAGGATTTCAAAACCCGTTGTGCTACCCAGCATCAAAGGACCGCTAAAAATTGATACCCCTTTCTTCGCCGGGTTAAGCAGTAGCAACAGCCCTGAGAAGCGAATAGAAGAACTTGGGGAACCTGCCACATCTCCCACTTCCCATGGAAGGGTGAGGCATGACTCATCGACTTCATATACTGAGGATATTCATTTTGAACCCCTTATACCCCTCCCTGAAGAGATCGAGGTTCATACCGGCgaggaggaagaagaggaaCTGTTTAACAGCAGAGCCAAATTATATCGTTACGACAAGGACGTTGCAGCATGGAAGGATCGTGGAATTGGAACAATGAAGATTCTGCACAGTAAAGACAAAGGTCGTAGTCGGGTCTTGATGAGACGTGAAGTTGTTCACAAGATTTGTGCTAATCACATCATAACCAATGACATGAAGTTAGAGGAAAAGAAAGGCACAACGAACACTTTGATTTGGAGCACTCTTGCTGATTACTCAGAAGAAGTTGTCAGGCCGGAGCAATTAGCGGTTAAGTTTAAAACTCAAGATGAAGTCCTGTTGTTTAAGAAAGCATTTGAGGAATGTCAACAGCAAATTACAAAAGGCCCAAAGTTACGAGGAAGCATAGAAGACGCAAGAAAAAGAGGCAATGATCTTTTGGCTAAGTTTGCTCCGAAGCCCGGAACGTGGTCCTGTGCTGTTTGTTTGATTAACAATGAAGAACATTCAACCCTATGCATTGCTTGCGGAGCAGCGAAGCTTCCTGCAAAAACAGAATTTAACACTGGCACACATGAGGACGTTTTAACTAGGAGTGCACCACTTGCAGTATCCTCTTCGTCTGGAAGtccttttgtctttaaaattgGTGATTCAGCGTCCGGCCGTACTTCTCCATTTGAATTTAATCAGACGACCAATTCCTCCTCGTCGCCATTTGCTTTCCGAGCGCCATCTTCAGGAGCCAGTGGCAGGATATCACCCCTGTTTAGCATGTCCTCTCCTCAGGGATTCCTGAATTCAGAACATCCCAGTTCTGGGCCTTTCGTTCTGGCATCCTTTGGAGTCCCTGCTGTGAGCAGTGTGTCAAGTCAGTCTCCATTCACGTTTAGTAACGCAGTTTCCACACAATCCTCTCCTTTCTTCCCACCAGTGATTGATCAAGCTGCACATGTTTCATCTGGTACGACATCCGTGTTTGGTGGCGGATCCCCAGAGCAGGCAGGCCCCGCTCTGTCGTTTGGTTCCTTTGGTACTGGCACGTCACCAAGATTCGATCTTAATGTCTCGAGCCATTCGACGAGTGGAACACAAACGGATCCTTTGAAATGCGATAAGTGTGACGGTGATCAGTTCTCGCCAAGAAAGTCCACTCAGAATCAGCTGGAGTCTGCAGGATCATTTGGTATGCCtgatgaaaaccaagaaattACCCAGCAACGACTCTTTTGGCAACAGCCCTCTTCTTTCCAGTTTGGAAAACCGGAGTCATTTCCCACTCTTGGTGGTTCATCAAGTGCAGATATCAGTAATTACTGGCAACAAGTGACATCACCTCTCTTTCAACCACCAACGTCAGAAAGGGCAGCTGCTACAAATACATCACATTGGTTCTTGTCTCCCCAACAGGTGGGATATACTCTGAATACTAATACGGATCCCTCAAGCAGCCAGTGTCATCATCTCCAGAGCACTGTCAAGCATCAGCAAGATGCAAAGAACCAGAAGTCACAATCAGGAGGTTACGACTTCTCGCCTTATATTTTGGATGAACCTTCTGAGGACGTTACTTTTCACACCGACGGGAAACCATTGCCAAGTGCAGCTATTGAAGAGCAAGACACTGATGATGAAGGGTCCGAAGAAACCACTGATGAGAGATCAAAGTCATTAACAGAGACAGATGGCGatggcgatgatgatgatgatgatgatgatgatgatgatggtgatgatgaggACGAGCGGGAGGAACAGGATGATGAGAAGGAGAAAGAAGAGGATGATCATAAGACAAGACCTGAACCTGAACTCAGAAGATTATTCTTGGTTGCTAAAAGTCCTTTAAAGGGAACCAAGAAGCAAGACGAAGACTGTATTATTGTCTATGAAGTTCGTGCTTCCATGGCAGATCGACAGAAAGCTGCGCATCTTCTCCTCCCGCCAAACTTTTTCAATTATACTAAGCGGGAACCTTTCCCTGGGTGCATCGGTTGTGGTGGGGTATCACAACAAACTCGAGATGCTGAGCCAAAAGAGAGCGAAGAAAGTAAGGAATTCTCTCCAGCACCTGATACAACAGAGGTCGTGGCAGAACCAAGTCAAAGCGCATCTACTAGTCATGTATTTGGACAGGTAGCCAGCTTTGGCCAGCTCACATTTTCATCCTTCGTACAAAACGGTGTTGCTTTCGCCCATCCTAAAACGAGCGATGTTTCTAGGCCATTCCAAGGAGCAGGAACTCAGCTGTTTGCTGAACCTACTCAAAGCGCTGAAGGACAAAATGATGATGGCCTGCATTTTGAGCCAGTGATTCCTCTGCCAGACGAAATCGAGGTTGTCACTGGTGAAGAAGGTCTTGAAGTTTTGTTTTCTGAACGAGCGAAACTGTACCGGTTTGATGTTGACTCGGTGCAGTGGAAAGAAAGAGGCACTGGAGAGATGAAGCTTCTTCGACATCCAACGTCTGGTCGGGGACGAGTTCTTATGAGGCGGGAGCAGATCAAGAAGTTATGTGCGAACCACAATATCGCTGCTGCAATGGAACTGAAGCCTAATGTAGGGTCTGATCGCTCTTGGGTGTGGTTTACTTCAGCAGACTATGCCGAGGGAGAACCGAAGCCAGAAAAGCTTGCCGTTAAATTTAAGACAGCAGAAACTGCCAGAAAATTCAAAGAAGTGTTTGATGACCTAAAAGAGTCTTCCCCTTCAGAGCCCATGACCGAGACAACTGAAGCTGAAGACCAAAAGGATATTGGGTGCAAACTTTAcaatcagtttttttcaaaatttgttgttgacCCTGGCGCTTGTTACATTGAAAACAAGGCCGAAGATTCATCTTGCGTAGCGTGCGAAACCTCAAAACCAGGTTTTGAAAGTGTTGCACCTCAACTACAAGCTGCGGGGGAAACTACTTTAAAACCTTCTCTTGTGGAATCTATAGAACCAGTCACATTCCAAGACTCCAACAAGGCATCACCAGCTTCAAGTGGCTTTGTTTTCCAGCCCTTTGGTATAAAGGAACTCTCCAGTAGTACTCAGCTTTTTACCATTGGTCGAGTAGACCGAAGTGAAGACACAGTAGATGATGACATTGGGATATCCCCTCGAAAGACCACTTCACCAAGTAAACAGGGAATGACTCCACCACAAAAAGTTACAACTCCACCTCAAAATACTCCCATGATTGGTCCATTCGGAATAGGCACCCTTCCAAACTTTACATTCAGTCTGGTAGCCTCCCCTGGGTCCCTTGTTCATGAAGGTAAATCGCCAACTTCACATTCTTCACCTGCGTCTCCTGAGAGTCCTGGTCGTAGAGATGATGATGGACCACATTTTGAGCCACTTATACCACTCCCTGAGAAAGTTGAATGTCGCACGGGTGAGGAGGGTGAGGAGGTGTTGTTTTGTGAACGTTGCAAACTGTTTAGATACGATGGTGAAGCTTCAGAATGGAAAGAACGAGGCATCGGTGACATCAAGATTCTTCGCAATACAAGTTCAGGAAAATGCCGCGTTTTGATGAGACGAGAACAGATATTTAAGCTTTGTGCAAATCACATGATTTCCGCTGATGTCGAACTTAAACCATTTCCAAACTCTGATAAAGCGTGGTTATGGACGACATTTGCTGATTTCTCTGACGACATAGCTACAGCAGAGACTCTTGCGGCGAGGTTTAAAACGAGTGAGATTGCTTCTCAGTTTAAGGAAACATTTTATGAGGCCTCCAACTTTGTTGCCTTCACTGCTGATGAGACGGAGTCTTCAACAGAGTCAGGGCAACAGCTCTCTGATCAAGCAATTGATCAAGAAATtgtgaataaaattgaaaaggacGTCACTATTGTATTCGAAAAGCATGTGTCCGAAGATCAAAAGGAAAGGGCAAAGAGGCTAGTGTTACCAAGCAACTTTTTTGGATATGAGCAAACGTCTGAAACATACCGTGACGAACAAGAAGAAGCCACAAG CGAGCAAGAAGAAGCAGCACCTCAAAAGACTCCAGAAGAGAAGACCGCTACACAAAGCGTGGGAGGGTTTTTGTTTGGCTCCCCTTCTGTTTCTTCATTGTCCTTTCAGTCAGTTGCAGCAACACTCGGTGACAGTCCGTTTGGCAAGAAGGCCCAGGACAAAAGTTCAGGATTTGTTGGTTCTGGATCGCAGCTATTTACTCCCCATCGAactgatgataataatgacgATAATGAAGATGGTGATCCCCAAGATGGACCACATTTTGAACCAATTATTCCGCTTCCTGACAAAATTGAGGTAAAAACCGGAGAGGAAAACGAGGAAGTTATGTTTTCACATCGAGCTAAGTTGTATCGATATGTCACCGAAGAGAAGCAATGGAAAGAGCGAGGGGTTGGAGATATCAAGTTGTTGAGAAACACCTTCACAGGGAAAATACGAGTGTTAATGCGGCGGGAACAGGTGTTGAAAATATGTGCCAACCATCAGATAACCACTGACATGAAGCTGCAACCAAACGCCGGATCAGAGCGATCATGGGTATGGAGCACGGCGGCAGATTTCTCTGAAGAAGAATGCAAAGCGGAACGTCTCGCTGTGAAATtcaaaaatgaagaaattgcCAAGCAATTTAAAGAGAAGTTTGAAGAATGTCAAGAAATACTGAAGAATCACGTCTCACTGAAGGTACCAGGTCAAGAAGAGAACAAGGAGGACAAGCCAGAAAAACAAGAAGACATACTTGCAAAGTTTAGACCTGCGGAAGGCTCCTGGGAATGTGACATATGCTTTTTGAGAAACGGGAGTGATAAAATGCAGTGCGCCGCATGCGCAAACCCAAAGCCAGGAGCTGAAAcaattcaaaacaaaatatcCAAAGAGAAGTTTGAAGAATGTCAAGAAATACTGAAGAATCACGTCTCACTGAAGGTACCAGGTCAAGAAGAGAACAAGGAGGACAAGCCAGAAAAACAAGAAGACATACTTGCAAAGTTTAGACCTGCGGAAGGCTCCTGGGAATGTGACATATGCTTTTTGAGAAACGGGAGTGATACAATGCAGTGCGCCGCGTGCGCAAACCCAAAGCCAGGAGCTGAAAcaattcaaaacaaaatatcCAAAGAGAAGTTTGAAGAATGTCAAGAAATACTGAAGAATCACGTCTCACTGAAGGTACCAGGTCAAGAAGAGAACAAGGAGGACAAGCCAGAAAAACAAGAAGACATACTTGCAAAGTTTAGACCTGCGGAAGGCTCCTGGGAATGTGACATATGCTTTTTGAGAAACGGGAGTGATACAATGCAGTGCGCCGCGTGCGCAAACCCAAAGCCAGGAGCTGAAAcaattcaaaacaaaatatcCAAAGAGAAGTTTGAAGAATGTCAAGAAATACTGAAGAATCACGTCTCACTGAAGGTACCAGGTCAAGAAGAGAACAAGGAGGAGAAGCCAGAAAAACAAGAAGACATACTTGCAAAGTTTAGACCTGCGGAAGGCTCCTGGGAATGTGACATATGCTTTTTGAGAAACGGGAGTGATAAAATGCAGTGCGCCGCGTGCGCAAACCCAAAGCCAGGAGCTGAAAcaattcaaaacaaaatatcCAAAGAGAAGTTTGAAGAATGTCAAGAAATACTGAAGAATCACGTCTCACTGAAGGTACCAGGTCAAGAAGAGAACAAGGAGGACAAGCCAGAAAAACAAGAAGACATACTTGCAAAGTTTAGACCTGCGGAAGGCTCCTGGGAATGTGACATATGCTTTTTGAGAAACGGGAGTGATAAAATGCAGTGTGCCGCGTGCGCAAACCCAAAGCCAGGAGCTGAAACaattcaaaacaaaacatcGAGTGAAAAACCTCAGTTTCCATTTGGATTTGGTGCGATGTCCTCTGGTTCAGGGATTACCTTTGGATCTTTTGCTCCGTCTTCCGATTCGACGGCAGCGCTTGGATCGGTTGCAAAGTCCTCTAATTCGGGGTTTGCATTTGGTTCTGCTGCATCCGGGTCTAATTCAGGATCTGTATTTGCACCGTCCTTGGGTTCCGAAGTTACGTTTGGATTAGGTGCGGGAGGTTTTAAGTTTGGTTTCAGAGGAGAAACTGCAGAAACAAAACCGTTTAACTCAAGTTTTGAAGATTTAACGACGCGTTTGAAGCAGGACGAAAGTGCGACAGAAGCAGAGACCAAGGAAGATGAAAAGAATGATTCTAAAGCCTGTGAGGAATCAGTTGAAGAGGAAGTAAAACTCGAAGAAGCATCTGGTGGTGCAACAGCTGGAGGTAGCAAAAATGAGGACACTGAACCAGCTACAGAAAG AGAGTCACCAATCCAGGTCAAACAAAATCCTGAAgtgaaaaaggaagaaaagtttTTGTTTGGCTCGGCAAGCATTTCGTCCCTTTCTTTTCACTCTGTGGCTGCCTCGTCATCAAACAGCTCTCCATTTGGGCAGAAAATAACCAGCAAATCTTCTGGATTTGAAGGCGCTGGATCAAAGCTGTTTGGATCCCAGACTCCCTTATGCGAGGAACATGAAGTAGATTATGGTAGAGATGACGATGGCCCCCATTTTGAGCCAATCATTCCTCTTCCTGACAAGATTGAAGTCAAAACCGGGGAAGAAAACGAGGAAGTTATGTTTTCACATCGAGCTAAGTTGTATCGATATGTCACCGAAGAGAAGCAATGGAAAGAGCGAGGGGTTGGAGATATCAAGTTGTTGAGAAACACCTTCACAGGGAAAATACGAGTGTTAATGCGGCGGGAACAGGTGTTGAAAATATGTGCCAACCATCAGATAACCACTGACATGAAGCTGCAACCAAACGCCGCCTCAGAGCGATCATGGGTATGGAGCACGGCGGCAGATTTCTCTGAAGAAGAATGCAAAGCGGAACGTCTTGCTGTCAGATTTAAAAACGAAGAAACCGCAACACAATTTAAAGAGAAGTTTGAAGAATGTCAAGAAATACTAAAGGATCACGTCTCACTGCAGTTGCCAGTTCAAGAAGAGAACAAGGAGGGCAAGgcagaagaacaagaagaaaataTTCTTGCAAAGTTTAGACCTGCAGAAGGCTCCTGGGAATGTGAAATGTGCCTTTTGAGAAACGGGAGTGATAAAATACAGTGCGCCGCATGCGCAAACCCAAAGCCAGGAGTTAAAATCCAGGAAGCAAACACTGGTGAAAGTACATTGTTCGGGTCAGGTGCTGCATCATCGGGCGCAGGGTTCTCTTTCAGTTCTGGCGGACTTCTGTCTTCTGAAGGTTTCTCATTTGTATCAAGTGCAGCCGGTTTTTCTTTTGGTCTTGCTAAAACGACTGCTAACGACGAGAAACCGGTCTTCTCTTTTGGCCTCCCAAGCTTGAGTTCGTCAGTTAACTCGGAAGTAGCAAAGCAAAGCGATCATACAGCAGGAACACAGCAGAAAATTATTGATGAACCCAGTGACAGTAGCGAAGACAACGATGAACAgactgttgaggagaaaagaGTTGCTTCGGAGGAACTTCGAGGAAGCAAAGAGGAGACATCGGTGAATTTTGTCAAAGATGGAGAACAGCAAGAAAAAGATGTGAGAAAGGATCTTCTAGAAAAGTGCGAACCCAAAGAGGGATCTTGTGACGTTGACAACGATGAATGTGGAGCTTCTGAAAGTGGGAAAGCTGCAACCGCATCAACACAAGCCCCATTCAATTTCGAAAACTCGTTGTTAGGATCAGATGAGTCACCCACAGGGAAAGGCTTTTCATTCGGATCAGGGGCGCCATCTACCGATCCAAGGTTTATATTTAAACCCGCTGTATCATCTGAAGCTAGAAGGGCATCGTTTGAAAAAAGTTCGCCATCCACAGCTTCTAACTTTTCATTTGGATCAAGTACTCCAGGACCCACTTCCGCATTTACATTTGTATCACGTGCTTCATTGTCCGCCGTTTTCGAACCACCGCTTTTAGGTGAAAGGTTACCCATCGCAAGGGAAGAGCTATCACTGACTTCTGGTCTCACACCAGAATCGCATAAACCATCTGCTAGTACCGGAAGAAGCATATCACCTCCCTCTTCAGGGTTTGCACTTGGATCTACGGGCCAAAGTAGTGTCGATAGAATCGTCTTCTCATCCTGTGGTAATCAACAGGAAATCGGAAGTGTTGCATGCTTTGATTTGTCAAATCAAGCTGCTGATGTACTGGTTACCGAGGCAACAGAAATGATACGAAGTGAAACAGAGTTGCTTGACCAAGAAGATGGTGGTGGAACTGGCCAAAATGAATCAGTGGAACAAGAATCGTTAGATGGAGGCAGCGAAGAAGCGTAA